In Papaver somniferum cultivar HN1 chromosome 1, ASM357369v1, whole genome shotgun sequence, a genomic segment contains:
- the LOC113289704 gene encoding NAC domain-containing protein 37-like: METMESCVPPGFRFHPTDEELVGYYLKKKIACQKIDLDVIRDIDLYRIEPWDLIDRCRIGYEEQSEWYFFSHKDKKYPTGTRTNRATMAGFWKATGRDKAVYEKMRLIGMRKTLVFYKGRAPNGQKTDWIMHEYRLESDENGPPQEEGWVVCRAFKKRTTTTNQMKTSEGWESSSSNYFYDETSGVSSIVEPSVDYISRNRRQQNFMCKQETATEVENLNFLNSDHFVQLPQLESPSLPLLKRPNFMSLVSENSDDYNPLHHQEQQQQQQQQQHQQQVSAILGFNNTDMMNMEQVARLGYNGSSNNMMDMEQNVTSSDWRALDKFVASQLMSQGDGFDHNVEGLSNFIVDHQQQQQYHVSNNSNSDNMMSLLLMQSGTGKEEVMNHSMLKNGFLSSTSSVSLGDNMGFCIFEK, encoded by the exons ATGGAGACGATGGAATCCTGTGTCCCGCCGGGTTTTAGGTTCCATCCAACCGATGAAGAGCTAGTTGGATATTATCTGAAGAAGAAAATTGCTTGCCAGAAGATAGATCTTGATGTTATTAGAGATATCGATCTATACAGAATTGAACCATGGGATCTTATAG ATCGATGTAGAATTGGGTATGAGGAGCAGAGTGAGTGGTACTTTTTTAGCCACAAAGATAAGAAGTATCCAACTGGAACAAGAACAAATAGGGCAACTATGGCTGGATTCTGGAAAGCAACCGGACGCGACAAGGCAGTGTATGAAAAAATGAGGCTCATAGGTATGAGAAAGACTCTTGTTTTCTACAAGGGAAGGGCACCAAATGGACAAAAAACTGATTGGATCATGCACGAGTACCGGCTTGAATCCGATGAGAATGGACCTCCACAG GAAGAAGGATGGGTAGTTTGCCGGGCATTTAAGAAACGAACGACCACCACCAACCAAATGAAAACAAGTGAAGGATGGGAGTCATCGTCATcaaattacttttatgatgaaacaaGTGGAGTCAGTTCAATAGTAGAACCTTCTGTCGATTATATATCAAGAAATCGTCGACAACAAAATTTCATGTGTAAGCAAGAAACTGCAACTGAAGTCGAAAACTTGAATTTCTTAAACTCTGATCATTTTGTACAGCTTCCTCAGTTAGAAAGTCCATCACTTCCCTTGCTTAAGAGGCCAAACTTTATGTCACTGGTATCGGAGAATAGCGATGATTATAATCCTCTTCATCATCaagagcagcaacagcagcagcagcagcagcaacaccaacaACAGGTTTCTGCCATATTAGGGTTTAACAATACTGATATGATGAACATGGAACAGGTTGCAAGATTAGGATATAATGGTAGTAGTAATAATATGATGGACATGGAGCAGAATGTTACGAGTAGTGACTGGAGAGCCCTTGATAAGTTTGTAGCATCTCAGTTGATGAGTCAAGGAGATGGATTTGATCATAATGTTGAAGGGCTTTCGAACTTTATCGTggaccatcaacaacaacaacaatatcatGTTTCTAATAATAGTAATTCAGATAATATGATGAGCTTGCTATTAATGCAAAGTGGTACTGGAAAGGAGGAAGTGATGAATCACAGTATGTTGAAGAACGGGTTTTTAAGTAGTACTTCATCAGTTTCGCTTGGTGATAATATGGGTTTTTGCATATTTGAGAAATGA